A window of the Streptomyces sp. Ag109_O5-10 genome harbors these coding sequences:
- a CDS encoding sugar kinase: protein MTDVIALGEVMLRFDPGEGRIRTARTFQVWEGGGEYNVVRGLRRCFGLRTAVVTALADNAVGRLVEDLILQGGVDTSHIRWVAADGTGRTARNGLNFVERGFGIRGALGVSDRANTAVSQLRKGEVDWDAVFSAGVRWFHTGGIFAGLSDTTADVADEAMAAARRHGVTVSYDPNYRPSLWDGRGGAERARETDWRLARHADVVVGALGLAGPHPGAVRLADDEVPEALASVASLLPQAEVLATTLRAVPSAGVNDWTSLAWSRETGLVSGPRMPGLHVLDRIGSGDGFAAGLVYGLLTGAGLERALAYGTAHGALTMTTPGDVSMATLAEVEALLAGATAHVRR from the coding sequence GTGACCGACGTGATCGCCCTGGGCGAGGTCATGCTGCGCTTCGACCCCGGCGAGGGCAGAATCCGCACCGCGCGCACCTTCCAGGTGTGGGAGGGCGGCGGCGAGTACAACGTGGTACGCGGACTGCGCCGCTGTTTCGGCCTGCGCACCGCCGTCGTCACCGCCCTCGCCGACAACGCGGTCGGCCGGCTCGTGGAGGACCTGATCCTCCAGGGCGGCGTCGACACGTCGCACATCCGCTGGGTCGCGGCGGACGGCACGGGGCGCACGGCCCGCAACGGCCTGAACTTCGTCGAGCGGGGTTTCGGCATCCGCGGCGCGCTGGGCGTGAGCGACCGCGCGAACACGGCCGTCTCCCAGCTGCGCAAGGGGGAGGTCGACTGGGACGCGGTGTTCTCGGCCGGAGTGCGCTGGTTCCACACCGGCGGCATCTTCGCCGGGCTGTCCGACACCACCGCCGACGTCGCCGACGAGGCCATGGCGGCCGCCCGCCGCCACGGTGTCACCGTCTCCTACGACCCCAACTACCGGCCCAGCCTCTGGGACGGCCGGGGCGGGGCCGAACGCGCCCGCGAGACCGACTGGCGCCTGGCCCGGCACGCCGACGTCGTCGTGGGTGCGCTCGGACTCGCGGGCCCGCACCCGGGCGCCGTGCGGCTGGCCGACGACGAGGTGCCGGAGGCGCTCGCCTCGGTCGCGTCCCTGCTGCCGCAGGCGGAAGTGCTGGCGACGACTCTGCGCGCAGTGCCCTCGGCGGGGGTCAACGACTGGACCTCGCTGGCCTGGTCACGCGAGACCGGGCTGGTGAGCGGCCCCCGCATGCCCGGTCTGCACGTGCTCGACCGCATCGGCTCCGGCGACGGCTTCGCCGCGGGACTCGTCTACGGCCTGCTCACCGGTGCGGGCCTGGAGCGCGCCCTCGCCTACGGCACCGCGCACGGCGCCCTCACCATGACCACGCCCGGCGACGTCTCCATGGCCACCCTCGCCGAGGTCGAGGCGCTCCTCGCGGGCGCCACGGCACACGTCCGACGCTGA
- a CDS encoding bifunctional 4-hydroxy-2-oxoglutarate aldolase/2-dehydro-3-deoxy-phosphogluconate aldolase, producing MTAGLAAVLAGSRLLPVLTVASAASAGPLADALAAGGARCAEVTFRTPDAERVVKAMVAHGALTVGAGTVLTAEQAERAVAAGSQFLVSPGLDDEVIAKAMELRVPVVPGVATASELMRALKAGFDTVKLFPAEPLGGTAMLRALAAPFPQARFVPTGGIGPDQLPAYLRHPSVLAVGGSWIATPGHLERGAYDEIRRLTAEAVERTAP from the coding sequence ATGACCGCCGGCCTGGCCGCCGTACTGGCGGGGTCGCGGCTCCTGCCCGTGCTCACCGTGGCGTCCGCCGCGAGTGCCGGCCCGCTGGCCGACGCACTCGCGGCGGGCGGCGCCCGCTGCGCGGAGGTCACCTTCCGCACGCCGGACGCCGAGCGGGTCGTGAAGGCGATGGTGGCGCACGGCGCGCTGACCGTCGGGGCGGGCACCGTGCTCACGGCCGAGCAGGCGGAACGGGCCGTGGCGGCCGGGTCCCAGTTCCTCGTCTCGCCCGGTCTCGACGATGAAGTCATCGCCAAGGCAATGGAGTTGAGGGTGCCGGTCGTGCCGGGCGTGGCGACGGCGAGCGAGTTGATGCGCGCGCTGAAGGCGGGCTTCGACACGGTCAAGCTGTTCCCCGCCGAACCGCTCGGCGGCACCGCAATGCTCCGCGCCCTGGCCGCCCCCTTCCCGCAGGCGCGCTTCGTCCCGACCGGCGGCATCGGGCCCGACCAGCTGCCCGCCTACCTCCGCCACCCCTCGGTCCTCGCCGTGGGCGGCAGCTGGATCGCCACGCCCGGCCATCTCGAACGCGGCGCGTACGACGAGATCCGCCGGCTGACCGCCGAGGCGGTGGAGAGGACGGCACCGTGA